From the Anguilla anguilla isolate fAngAng1 chromosome 6, fAngAng1.pri, whole genome shotgun sequence genome, one window contains:
- the LOC118230579 gene encoding transcription cofactor HES-6-like, whose amino-acid sequence MAPSSRLNKNGYSRDEDEYYGVKGDRKTRKPLVEKKRRARINESLQELRSLITDTDVQSKMENAEVLEMTVKRVEQILQNRTQEADTMNREASERFAAGYIQCMHEVHTFVSNCPGIDATVAAELLNHLLECMPLNEDHFQDMLVDVMSETSSNGSTWSASEGIYTALLSPGGRSMSSSTLSDLSPAPSITISEDLCSDLDDTDSDQSHISPEAIENQEVQNMPTTTYSASMWRPW is encoded by the exons ATGGCACCCTCATCCCGACTCAACAAAAACGGATATAGCAGGGATGAAGATGAATACTACGGTGTTAAAGGAGACAGAAAG ACGAGAAAACCCTTGGTGGAGAAAAAGAGGCGAGCTCGTATCAATGAAAGTTTGCAGGAGCTCAGGTCTCTGATCACGGACACAGAC GTCCAGTCAAAGATGGAGAATGCAGAAGTTCTTGAAATGACTGTGAAGCGAGTTGAACAAATTCTACAGAATCGAACTCAAG AAGCGGACACTATGAATCGGGAGGCGAGCGAGAGGTTTGCAGCCGGCTACATTCAGTGCATGCACGAGGTGCACACATTCGTGTCCAACTGCCCTGGGATTGATGCGACAGTGGCTGCCGAGCTGCTCAACCACCTCCTGGAATGTATGCCATTGAACGAGGACCACTTTCAGGACATGCTTGTGGATGTAATGTCAGAGACTTCCAGCAATGGCAGCACTTGGTCAGCGAGTGAAGGGATTTACACAGCACTGTTATCACCGGGGGGTCGGAGTATGTCGAGCTCTACCTTATCGGACCTTTCACCGGCGCCCTCCATCACGATCAGCGAGGATCTGTGTTCTGATCTGGACGACACTGACAGTGATCAGAGCCACATTTCTCCCGAGGCTATTGAGAACCAGGAGGTCCAAAATATGCCCACAACTACCTATTCAGCATCTATGTGGAGACCGTGGTAA